From the genome of Nodosilinea sp. PGN35, one region includes:
- a CDS encoding MarR family winged helix-turn-helix transcriptional regulator, whose protein sequence is MEHSSDASQVAPPDDGVGGRSGSHSSAVEPPLNWEPLPDCLGHWTGFVLHWVNELGAQYYARAMAPLGLRPLQVGILQVLAGEGPTRQARLGDKLRVDKATMVALLNDLEAQGLVERRPHPSDRRAYDIHLLAAGCDRLRAAEQASIAAASEFFAALTPAEQHTFNQLLRRIATSPL, encoded by the coding sequence ATGGAACATTCCTCTGATGCTTCGCAAGTTGCCCCCCCAGACGACGGGGTTGGGGGCAGGTCTGGCTCTCACTCCTCTGCGGTGGAGCCGCCGCTCAATTGGGAGCCTTTGCCCGACTGTCTGGGCCACTGGACGGGCTTTGTGCTCCACTGGGTCAACGAGCTGGGGGCGCAGTACTACGCTCGGGCTATGGCACCGCTGGGGCTGCGGCCGCTCCAGGTCGGCATTCTTCAAGTGCTGGCAGGGGAAGGGCCAACCCGCCAGGCGCGCCTGGGCGACAAGCTCCGGGTCGATAAGGCCACCATGGTGGCATTGCTCAATGATCTCGAGGCCCAGGGGCTAGTCGAACGGCGGCCCCATCCGAGCGATCGCCGCGCCTACGATATTCATCTTTTGGCGGCGGGCTGCGATCGGCTACGGGCCGCCGAGCAAGCATCCATAGCGGCAGCCAGCGAGTTTTTTGCGGCCCTCACGCCAGCGGAGCAGCACACCTTCAACCAGCTGCTGCGGCGTATCGCGACCAGCCCGCTCTAG
- a CDS encoding class I SAM-dependent RNA methyltransferase translates to MAAYFATVARGLEALAAAELGDLGAQQVEPGFCGVAFEGDLALLYRVNLWSRLVFRVLLKLGDFSCYDAEDLYRGIQNIDWRPYLTPDLTFAVDATGKNRSLNHSHFTALQVKNAVVDQQRQHWGDRSTIDTQHPEVRLNVHIQDDTATVSLDSSGASLHRRGYRPAVGAAPLKESLAAALVKLTDWPGDLPLLDPLCGSGTLPLEATMAALNIAPGIFREEFGFQTWPSFDGDLWDELWQEAEAARKEPLGTWVGGCDRDPDIVHQARLNAQRCDLAEQIHFWAADLADLEAPADSGFLLCNPPYGERLGADEDLGAFYKLLGNVLKQRFKGWTAFVLSGNKALSQHIGLKSAQRVPVYNGTLPCQWLKYELY, encoded by the coding sequence ATGGCCGCATATTTTGCCACCGTTGCCCGTGGGCTAGAGGCCCTGGCCGCCGCCGAGCTGGGGGATTTAGGTGCTCAGCAGGTCGAGCCGGGCTTTTGCGGCGTGGCCTTTGAGGGCGACCTGGCCCTGCTGTATCGCGTCAACCTCTGGTCGCGGCTGGTCTTTCGGGTGCTGCTCAAGCTGGGCGACTTTTCCTGCTATGACGCCGAAGATCTCTACCGAGGCATCCAGAACATTGATTGGCGGCCCTACCTCACCCCCGACCTCACCTTTGCCGTCGATGCCACCGGCAAAAACCGCAGTCTCAACCACAGCCACTTCACCGCCCTGCAGGTGAAAAATGCCGTGGTCGATCAGCAGCGACAGCACTGGGGCGATCGCTCCACCATCGACACCCAGCACCCCGAAGTGCGCCTCAACGTCCACATCCAAGACGATACGGCCACCGTCAGCCTCGACAGCTCAGGGGCCAGCCTGCACCGCCGTGGCTACCGCCCTGCGGTGGGGGCCGCCCCGCTGAAAGAATCCCTGGCGGCAGCGCTGGTGAAGCTGACCGACTGGCCCGGCGACCTGCCGCTGCTCGACCCCCTCTGTGGCTCGGGCACGCTGCCTCTGGAGGCCACCATGGCGGCGCTCAACATTGCCCCAGGCATTTTTCGCGAAGAGTTTGGCTTTCAGACCTGGCCCAGTTTTGATGGCGACCTGTGGGACGAGCTGTGGCAGGAGGCGGAGGCGGCGCGCAAAGAGCCTTTGGGTACCTGGGTGGGGGGGTGCGATCGCGATCCCGATATCGTTCACCAGGCCCGGCTCAACGCCCAGCGCTGCGACCTGGCCGAGCAAATCCACTTTTGGGCTGCCGATCTGGCCGACCTGGAGGCCCCCGCCGACAGCGGCTTTTTGTTGTGCAACCCGCCCTACGGCGAGCGCCTGGGGGCTGACGAAGATCTAGGGGCCTTCTACAAACTGCTGGGCAACGTGCTAAAGCAGCGCTTTAAGGGCTGGACGGCCTTCGTGCTCAGCGGCAACAAAGCCCTGTCGCAGCACATTGGCCTCAAGTCGGCCCAGCGGGTGCCGGTCTACAACGGCACGCTCCCCTGCCAGTGGCTCAAGTACGAGCTGTATTGA
- the infC gene encoding translation initiation factor IF-3, translated as MVNRQIRSPQVFLIDQENQNRGLIDTREALTLAEDAGLDLVVVSNGKDAPVAKILDYGKLQYQQSKRQKQSSKPSLKEVKLRPNVGESDYQLRIRRSIEWLSKGDSVKFLVRLRGREHQHRDRAGELLDRIVKDIGDAGKVQALDKKALVLMITPA; from the coding sequence CTGGTAAACCGGCAAATTCGCTCACCTCAGGTATTCCTGATTGACCAGGAGAACCAAAATCGGGGGCTCATTGACACTCGCGAAGCGCTGACGCTGGCCGAGGATGCAGGGCTTGACCTGGTGGTGGTCTCTAACGGCAAAGATGCCCCCGTGGCCAAAATTTTGGACTACGGCAAGCTTCAGTACCAGCAGAGTAAGCGGCAGAAGCAAAGCTCTAAGCCGTCTTTGAAAGAGGTCAAGCTGCGCCCCAACGTGGGTGAGTCTGACTACCAGCTCCGCATTCGCCGCTCCATTGAGTGGCTGTCGAAGGGAGACTCGGTTAAGTTTTTGGTGCGCCTGCGCGGCCGTGAGCACCAGCACCGCGATCGCGCCGGGGAGCTGCTCGACAGAATCGTCAAAGATATCGGCGACGCCGGTAAAGTTCAGGCCCTCGACAAAAAGGCCCTGGTGCTGATGATTACCCCCGCCTAG